One window of Dyadobacter sandarakinus genomic DNA carries:
- a CDS encoding DUF6134 family protein yields the protein MSCYILGMLLLLAGPVCSQTNVYDIILAGRTIGSLRVFDDKGEANTETHRIESDFKVLFYKGKYSTQTSYVQGKLVSAVCAHLVNGDLKEKTQTKSAAKSLYEVWFSGEDGKEKPKIEIDEPILSTITGLYYKEPVNLSEVYSERYGRMCGIKKLSEGKYGVALPDGKQGVYLYKNGLCREVNTDLAGFKLRIVLKEGATAKAR from the coding sequence ATGAGTTGTTACATCTTGGGAATGCTGTTGCTGCTGGCCGGCCCGGTTTGCAGCCAGACGAACGTTTACGACATCATCCTGGCAGGACGAACGATCGGTTCACTGAGGGTATTTGACGACAAAGGAGAGGCGAATACGGAAACTCACCGCATTGAGTCAGACTTTAAAGTACTGTTCTACAAAGGAAAGTACTCCACCCAGACCAGCTACGTACAGGGTAAGCTGGTTTCGGCAGTATGTGCGCATCTTGTAAACGGGGACCTGAAAGAAAAAACGCAGACTAAAAGTGCAGCCAAAAGCCTGTATGAAGTATGGTTTTCGGGAGAGGATGGAAAAGAAAAGCCGAAGATCGAAATTGACGAGCCCATCCTGAGTACCATTACGGGCCTGTACTATAAAGAGCCGGTAAACCTCAGCGAAGTATATTCCGAACGTTACGGACGCATGTGCGGCATCAAAAAGTTATCCGAAGGAAAATACGGAGTAGCGCTGCCCGACGGTAAACAGGGGGTGTACTTATATAAAAACGGGTTGTGCCGGGAGGTTAATACCGACCTCGCCGGCTTCAAGCTGCGCATTGTGCTGAAAGAAGGAGCCACCGCAAAAGCGCGCTGA
- a CDS encoding serine hydrolase domain-containing protein — MKATFTLILYLIVHACLAQGTPGDRAEEVRALLPVIDKMYRDYAAQQHLPAVAYGIVLDGKLLLSGATGYSEIAGSVKAGTKSLFRIASMSKSVTAMGILALRNEGKLRLDDPAYLYIPELKNMPLLTSDAPAITVRHLLTHAAGFPEDNPWGDRQLDTRDEELIALIRKGISSSNVPGVAYEYANLGYAMLGKIISNVSGKPYQQYIDDTIFKPLGMNNTIWEYSKAPKALLAHGYRYEDDMWKEEELLHDGTYGAMGGLITSIEDFSKYVIFHLSAWPASSAPEHGPVRRSDVREMQMPWNFNNLNAAYKYPGGRPCAMVSAYGYGLRWSRDCEGRTGIGHTGGLPGFGSQWQILPDYGIGIIAYANRTYAGMATINTAVLDTIIALTGLKPTPIGVSAILTKRKDELTRMLPDWKNAEQSGIFAENFFPDRSINHRRQELDVLLAKVGHITGSTEMFAENQLRGTFLLKCERGDVRVYFTLSPENPALIQQLDFSAAK, encoded by the coding sequence ATGAAAGCGACCTTTACCCTGATCCTTTACCTGATCGTTCACGCATGCCTTGCCCAGGGAACACCCGGAGACCGGGCTGAGGAAGTGCGTGCTTTGCTGCCCGTGATTGATAAAATGTACCGCGACTATGCCGCGCAGCAACATTTACCGGCGGTGGCATACGGCATTGTACTTGACGGAAAATTACTGCTTTCCGGCGCCACCGGGTATTCGGAAATTGCAGGATCAGTGAAGGCCGGAACAAAATCGTTGTTCCGGATCGCATCCATGTCCAAGAGCGTGACGGCCATGGGGATACTCGCCTTGCGGAATGAGGGCAAGCTCCGGCTGGACGATCCTGCATACCTGTATATTCCGGAACTTAAGAACATGCCGCTGCTCACTTCCGATGCGCCGGCGATAACGGTCCGGCATCTGCTGACACACGCGGCGGGGTTCCCCGAAGACAATCCATGGGGTGACCGCCAGCTGGATACTCGCGATGAAGAACTTATTGCATTGATCAGGAAGGGGATCTCATCTTCCAATGTGCCCGGTGTCGCCTATGAGTATGCCAACCTGGGGTACGCCATGTTGGGCAAGATCATCTCGAATGTTTCCGGCAAGCCCTACCAGCAGTATATCGACGACACGATTTTCAAACCATTGGGTATGAACAATACCATTTGGGAGTACAGCAAAGCGCCGAAAGCACTGCTGGCGCATGGTTACCGGTATGAAGACGATATGTGGAAAGAGGAGGAGCTGCTGCACGATGGTACCTATGGTGCCATGGGTGGACTTATTACTTCCATTGAGGATTTCAGCAAATATGTCATTTTTCATTTATCGGCATGGCCAGCCAGTTCGGCACCCGAACACGGGCCTGTCCGGCGCAGTGACGTGCGGGAAATGCAGATGCCTTGGAATTTCAATAATCTCAATGCTGCATACAAATATCCGGGCGGGCGACCTTGCGCCATGGTTTCAGCTTATGGCTATGGATTGCGGTGGAGCAGGGATTGCGAGGGCAGGACGGGCATCGGGCACACCGGGGGACTGCCAGGTTTTGGCAGCCAGTGGCAGATCCTGCCCGATTACGGCATCGGTATCATTGCTTACGCCAACCGTACTTACGCCGGCATGGCTACGATCAATACGGCAGTGCTGGATACAATCATCGCACTCACCGGATTAAAACCAACGCCCATCGGCGTGTCTGCCATCCTTACAAAGAGAAAGGATGAGCTCACGCGGATGCTGCCGGACTGGAAGAATGCGGAACAAAGCGGCATATTTGCGGAAAACTTTTTCCCGGACCGTTCCATAAATCACCGCAGGCAGGAGCTGGACGTACTGCTGGCCAAAGTGGGGCACATTACCGGTAGCACCGAGATGTTCGCCGAAAACCAGCTCCGGGGTACATTCCTGCTCAAATGTGAGCGTGGCGATGTGCGGGTTTACTTCACACTTTCTCCTGAAAACCCCGCCCTCATCCAGCAACTGGACTTTTCCGCCGCCAAATAG
- a CDS encoding efflux RND transporter permease subunit, translating to MDLIRFALRKPITIMVIVAGLFFFGVNAVRNIKVDIFPKLDLPVMYIAHPFGGYTPDQMETFFAKQYINILLYVNGIKSIETKNIQGLTLMKVNFYPGTNMAQASAELSAFTNRAQAIFPPGSNPPFIIRFDASTLPVGQLVLSSEKRSNNELMDLANVYVRSTFTSIPGLVSAPPFGGNIRTIVVKADPQLMRSHNISPDQLVEALRLNNQTAPSGNVRIGDKNYITPTNTTVHAVKDFENIPLFKGTVQNLYLRDVATVQDAADITSGYGLVNGKRSVYLSIAKNADASTWEVVQNLKAAIPKIQSTLPEDVKVSYEFDQSTYVMNSVKSLLSEGAIGAILTGLMVLLFLGDPRGALIVILTIPTSIISGVLFLSLFGQTINIMTLSGLALAIGILVDESTVTIENIHQHLDMGKPKALAIWDACQEIAFPKLLILFCILAVFAPAFTMGGIPGSLFLPLALAIGFSMIVSYFLAQTFVPVMANWIMKVKHHKKADGTEMTDAEEFAASGLGRDKDQQKEALLHRHDGDAEVKGFDRIRRRFMRFMERIMPYRIPITIAYLIITIAAAALMLDSIGKDVLPKVNGGQFQVRLRAPEGTRIEKTEIKTLEAIQVVKDIVGPENVAITSAYVGQHPSLFSVNPIFLWVAGPQEAVLQVALHEEFHTNLDELKEQIRARVKAISPDVFLSFEPIELTDKILSQGSPTPIEVRLSGRSKKVNEEYAKKVIAKLREISYLRDVQLGQSNKYPAVKIEVDRVRAAQLGVDMSDVSRSLIASTSSSRYTDKNIWVDEKAGYSYSVQVQIPESKMNSINDIGEIPLMKNSSRPMLRDIATITPDTTYGENDNLGSLPVLSVTANLNNIDLGRAKGDVEKALATLGELPRGLTVELVGLSQTLTDTLDSLQNGLVVAIIVIFLMLAANFQSFRVSAIVLATVPAVIVGSLALLMLTGSTLNLQSYMGIIMSVGVSISNAVLLITNAEQLRKHSGNAIGAAQESAGLRLRPIVMTAVAMVVGMVPMASGLGEAGDQSSPLGRAVIGGLIASTFAALFILPLVFAWGQGKTSTQSVSLDPEDEESLYYVPVNK from the coding sequence ATGGATTTAATACGTTTCGCCCTGCGCAAGCCCATTACCATCATGGTGATTGTAGCAGGTTTGTTTTTCTTCGGGGTCAATGCCGTGCGAAATATCAAGGTCGACATTTTTCCTAAACTTGACCTGCCGGTCATGTACATTGCCCACCCCTTCGGAGGTTACACGCCGGACCAGATGGAAACCTTCTTTGCCAAACAGTACATCAATATTTTGCTGTATGTAAATGGTATCAAAAGCATTGAGACCAAAAACATTCAGGGATTGACCCTGATGAAGGTCAATTTTTATCCGGGTACCAACATGGCACAGGCATCGGCCGAGCTGAGTGCTTTTACCAACCGCGCGCAGGCGATCTTCCCGCCCGGCTCCAACCCTCCCTTTATCATCCGCTTTGATGCGTCTACGCTGCCGGTCGGCCAGCTGGTACTCAGCAGCGAGAAAAGGAGCAACAACGAGCTGATGGACCTTGCGAATGTGTACGTGCGGTCTACCTTCACATCCATTCCCGGGCTAGTGTCGGCCCCGCCGTTTGGCGGAAACATCCGAACAATCGTGGTGAAGGCAGATCCTCAGCTGATGCGCTCCCATAACATCAGCCCGGACCAGCTGGTAGAGGCACTCCGCCTCAACAACCAGACGGCACCTTCGGGAAATGTGAGAATTGGCGACAAAAATTATATCACCCCTACCAATACGACCGTGCATGCGGTCAAGGATTTCGAAAACATTCCGCTGTTTAAAGGCACGGTGCAAAACCTTTACCTGCGCGACGTGGCGACGGTGCAGGATGCGGCGGATATTACGTCGGGGTATGGGCTTGTGAATGGAAAACGGTCTGTGTACCTGAGCATTGCAAAAAATGCGGACGCGTCTACCTGGGAAGTGGTTCAAAACCTGAAAGCTGCAATTCCTAAAATACAGAGCACCCTGCCCGAAGATGTGAAGGTAAGCTATGAATTTGACCAGTCGACCTACGTGATGAACTCTGTGAAGAGCCTGCTGTCCGAAGGTGCGATCGGTGCGATCCTGACCGGGCTGATGGTATTGCTTTTTCTGGGAGATCCGCGGGGTGCGCTCATTGTAATCCTGACGATTCCTACTTCGATCATTTCCGGTGTACTTTTCCTGAGCCTTTTCGGGCAGACCATCAACATCATGACCCTGAGCGGACTGGCGCTCGCAATCGGGATACTGGTAGACGAAAGTACTGTAACCATTGAAAACATTCACCAGCACCTGGACATGGGTAAACCGAAGGCACTGGCGATTTGGGATGCCTGCCAGGAAATTGCATTTCCCAAGCTACTCATCCTCTTCTGTATCCTGGCTGTATTTGCGCCTGCTTTTACCATGGGCGGCATTCCGGGATCACTTTTCCTGCCGCTGGCCCTGGCGATCGGGTTCAGTATGATCGTTTCGTACTTCCTTGCGCAGACCTTTGTGCCTGTGATGGCAAACTGGATCATGAAGGTAAAACATCATAAAAAGGCGGATGGCACCGAGATGACCGACGCAGAGGAATTTGCAGCGTCGGGCCTGGGCCGTGATAAAGATCAGCAGAAAGAAGCTTTGCTGCACCGCCACGATGGCGATGCTGAGGTAAAAGGTTTCGACAGGATCCGTCGGCGCTTCATGCGGTTCATGGAGCGGATCATGCCTTATCGCATCCCGATTACCATTGCTTACCTGATTATCACCATTGCGGCGGCTGCGCTCATGCTCGACAGCATCGGGAAGGACGTTTTGCCTAAGGTAAACGGAGGACAGTTCCAGGTGCGCCTGCGTGCCCCCGAAGGTACCCGCATTGAAAAGACAGAGATAAAAACCCTGGAAGCCATACAGGTTGTGAAAGATATTGTGGGGCCTGAAAATGTCGCGATCACCTCGGCGTATGTCGGTCAGCACCCTTCATTATTTTCTGTAAACCCGATATTCCTCTGGGTAGCCGGCCCGCAGGAAGCGGTATTGCAGGTAGCATTGCATGAAGAATTCCATACCAACCTGGATGAGCTCAAAGAGCAGATCAGGGCACGCGTGAAAGCGATCAGCCCGGATGTATTCCTCTCTTTCGAACCCATTGAACTCACCGATAAGATCCTCAGCCAGGGCTCTCCCACCCCGATCGAGGTGCGGCTTTCAGGTAGGAGCAAAAAAGTGAATGAGGAATATGCCAAAAAAGTAATCGCAAAACTCCGGGAAATCAGCTACCTCCGTGATGTGCAGCTTGGACAGTCCAACAAGTACCCGGCCGTAAAAATCGAAGTCGACCGGGTAAGAGCAGCCCAGCTCGGGGTGGATATGAGTGATGTTTCCCGATCCCTCATCGCGTCTACCTCATCTTCCAGGTATACCGACAAAAACATCTGGGTGGACGAAAAAGCAGGGTACAGCTATTCCGTACAGGTTCAGATTCCGGAGAGCAAGATGAACAGCATCAATGACATTGGCGAAATTCCATTGATGAAAAACAGCAGCCGGCCCATGCTGCGCGACATTGCTACCATTACGCCGGATACTACTTACGGGGAAAATGATAACCTGGGTTCGCTACCTGTTTTGTCTGTAACGGCCAACCTGAATAACATTGACCTCGGCCGTGCGAAAGGCGATGTCGAAAAAGCACTTGCAACCCTGGGTGAGCTGCCACGCGGGCTGACGGTGGAACTGGTCGGCCTCAGCCAGACGCTCACGGATACGCTGGACAGTCTGCAGAATGGACTGGTAGTAGCCATCATCGTCATTTTCCTGATGCTGGCTGCCAATTTTCAATCCTTCCGGGTGTCGGCCATCGTACTCGCGACCGTGCCCGCCGTAATCGTAGGCTCGCTTGCCTTGCTGATGCTCACCGGCTCAACATTGAACTTACAGTCCTACATGGGCATTATCATGTCCGTGGGGGTATCCATCTCCAATGCCGTATTGTTGATCACAAATGCCGAGCAGCTGCGCAAGCACAGCGGAAATGCTATTGGTGCAGCCCAGGAATCTGCCGGACTACGCCTGCGCCCGATCGTGATGACGGCCGTTGCGATGGTGGTGGGTATGGTACCTATGGCCAGCGGACTGGGTGAAGCCGGCGACCAGTCGTCGCCACTCGGGCGGGCGGTAATCGGCGGGCTGATTGCCTCTACATTTGCGGCGCTCTTTATTCTGCCGCTTGTATTTGCATGGGGTCAGGGAAAAACGAGCACCCAAAGTGTATCACTCGATCCTGAGGATGAAGAAAGCCTCTACTATGTGCCGGTAAACAAGTAA
- a CDS encoding efflux RND transporter periplasmic adaptor subunit: MKRIQIIAAPLLAASLGLAFQGCGSSQANEEARKAAPKTEALATETITLQKQQLTSSLNIPGELIAFQQVDLYAKVSSFVKKLHADVGSEVQQGQILATMEAPELNAQVTASESRLQAQEALYQASNANYERLLETSKTPGTVSQNDLDVALAKQKSDLAQLEALKSARREITDTRNYLEIRAPFSGVITARNVSNGAYVGPSGKGSEFPLFTLVEQRKLRLVVSVPEAYTSYLKNNSEVKFTVKSLPDQTFAAKVTRLAGALDTRLRSQRTEMDVFNNNRKLLPGMIAEVAIPLNSGTKAFAVPQSAVLNSTQGTYVIKVVENKAVWAPVKVGSSDAEKTEIFGDIREGDVIVKTANEEIRNASAISHVKPADI, encoded by the coding sequence ATGAAAAGGATACAAATCATTGCTGCGCCCCTGCTTGCTGCCTCGCTGGGGCTGGCTTTCCAGGGTTGCGGCTCGTCACAGGCCAATGAAGAGGCGCGCAAAGCCGCACCCAAAACCGAAGCACTGGCAACCGAAACGATTACTTTACAAAAGCAACAGCTTACATCCAGCCTGAACATTCCCGGTGAGCTCATTGCATTTCAGCAGGTGGACCTGTACGCAAAGGTGAGCAGCTTCGTGAAAAAGCTGCATGCAGACGTAGGCTCCGAGGTGCAGCAAGGACAGATCCTGGCAACGATGGAAGCACCCGAGCTCAATGCCCAGGTGACCGCCAGTGAATCGCGTCTGCAGGCGCAGGAAGCTTTGTACCAGGCGAGCAATGCCAATTATGAGCGTCTTCTTGAAACAAGCAAAACACCTGGTACAGTGTCTCAGAATGATCTTGATGTTGCATTGGCAAAACAAAAATCTGATCTTGCCCAGCTCGAAGCATTGAAGTCTGCACGGCGGGAAATTACCGATACGCGCAACTATCTTGAAATCCGTGCACCATTCAGCGGCGTGATCACGGCGCGGAATGTGAGCAACGGAGCCTACGTAGGGCCTTCGGGCAAAGGATCGGAATTTCCGCTGTTTACCCTGGTAGAGCAGCGCAAGCTGCGCCTTGTGGTGAGTGTTCCGGAAGCTTATACCAGCTACCTGAAAAACAACAGCGAGGTGAAGTTTACCGTCAAGTCGCTGCCTGATCAGACGTTTGCTGCCAAAGTAACACGGCTCGCAGGTGCATTGGATACACGCCTCCGCTCACAGCGCACCGAAATGGATGTATTTAATAATAACCGGAAACTGCTCCCCGGCATGATCGCCGAGGTGGCCATCCCGCTCAACAGTGGCACAAAGGCATTTGCAGTACCCCAGTCGGCGGTACTAAATAGCACCCAGGGTACTTACGTGATTAAAGTGGTGGAGAATAAAGCCGTGTGGGCGCCGGTGAAAGTAGGCAGCAGTGACGCCGAGAAAACCGAGATCTTCGGCGATATCCGGGAAGGTGATGTGATCGTGAAAACAGCGAATGAAGAAATCCGCAATGCTTCTGCGATCAGTCATGTGAAGCCTGCGGACATCTGA
- a CDS encoding MFS transporter: MNYSIFAPSDSRKFLRLAVAAFFFVQGLSFAAWASRIPDIKSMLHLTEGGLGTVLLALPIGLMASLPVSGWMVTNYGSKKMVLIGALLYATTLTFIGFVTRTEQLVIALFAFGLWGNLTNIAVNTQAVAVEQVYGKSIMASFHGLWSLAGFVSAMLGSVFISINVPPSVHFLVVALLAYAIIFVAHRHTMPDSSKSEDESQPMFVKPDRDLLLLGLIGFCAMVCEGAMFDWSGVYFREAVHVPASMTTLGYVAFMGTMTGGRFAGDWLANRLGRKTMLQISGALMGSGLAISVFFPYLVPATFGFLLVGFGVSSVVPLVYSAAGKSNTMSAGMALAAVSSISFIGFLIGPPLIGIVAQFANLQWSFAIVGVLASMTAYLCTKARLIR, translated from the coding sequence ATGAATTATTCAATTTTCGCTCCTTCTGATTCCAGAAAATTTCTCCGGCTTGCGGTTGCTGCATTCTTTTTTGTGCAGGGACTTAGTTTTGCTGCCTGGGCAAGCCGTATCCCCGATATCAAATCCATGCTGCACCTGACCGAGGGAGGACTGGGAACAGTTCTGCTCGCATTGCCGATCGGGTTGATGGCCAGCCTCCCTGTTTCCGGTTGGATGGTGACAAACTACGGCAGTAAGAAAATGGTGCTGATCGGTGCATTGCTTTACGCTACTACCCTCACTTTCATTGGGTTTGTAACCCGCACGGAGCAGCTGGTCATCGCCCTATTTGCATTCGGGCTTTGGGGTAACCTCACCAACATTGCCGTCAACACACAGGCTGTCGCCGTGGAGCAGGTGTATGGAAAATCGATTATGGCATCTTTCCACGGGCTCTGGAGCCTGGCAGGGTTTGTGAGCGCCATGCTCGGCTCTGTTTTCATTTCGATCAACGTGCCTCCGTCCGTGCACTTTCTGGTAGTTGCATTGCTTGCCTACGCCATCATTTTTGTAGCACACAGGCATACCATGCCCGACAGCAGCAAAAGCGAGGACGAGTCGCAGCCCATGTTCGTGAAGCCCGACCGTGACCTCCTGCTCCTGGGCCTGATTGGCTTTTGTGCGATGGTGTGCGAAGGCGCGATGTTTGACTGGAGCGGGGTTTACTTCCGTGAAGCAGTGCACGTTCCTGCGTCCATGACCACGCTCGGATATGTTGCTTTTATGGGCACCATGACCGGCGGCCGCTTTGCGGGCGACTGGCTGGCCAACCGCCTCGGACGTAAAACCATGCTTCAGATCAGCGGTGCATTGATGGGCAGCGGACTGGCCATCTCGGTGTTCTTTCCATACCTGGTACCCGCCACTTTCGGGTTTCTGCTGGTAGGCTTCGGAGTGTCGTCGGTGGTACCGCTGGTTTACAGCGCAGCAGGCAAGTCCAATACCATGTCGGCCGGTATGGCGCTTGCAGCAGTATCGTCCATCAGCTTCATTGGTTTCCTCATCGGACCTCCATTGATCGGTATCGTAGCAC